Proteins encoded by one window of Mesorhizobium sp. INR15:
- the gshB gene encoding glutathione synthase has protein sequence MKLKIAVQMDHISTVSIAGDTSFALSLEAQRRGHQLFHYTPDRLSLRDGKVFARIEEMTVRDEKRNHYTLGDKVRTDLSEMDVILLRQDPPFDMNYITTTHILERIHPKTLVVNDPAWVRNSPEKIFVTEFADLMPDTLITKDPLEVAAFRKEFGDIIVKPLYGNGGAGIFHLLEADRNLASLLEMFGQLFREPYIVQRYLKDVRKGDKRIILIDGEPVGAINRVPAEHDSRSNMHVGGRAEKTELTAREREICARIGPSLRERGFVLVGIDVIGDYMTEINVTSPTGVREVARFGGADIASLFWDAVEAKRT, from the coding sequence ATGAAGCTGAAAATCGCCGTCCAGATGGACCATATCTCCACGGTGTCGATCGCCGGCGACACGTCGTTCGCGCTGTCGCTGGAGGCGCAGCGGCGCGGCCACCAGCTGTTCCACTATACGCCTGACCGGCTGTCGCTGCGCGACGGCAAGGTTTTTGCCCGTATCGAGGAAATGACCGTCCGCGACGAGAAGCGCAATCACTACACATTGGGCGACAAGGTGCGCACCGACCTGTCGGAGATGGATGTCATCCTGCTGCGGCAGGATCCGCCCTTCGACATGAACTACATCACCACCACGCATATCCTCGAGCGCATTCATCCAAAGACTTTGGTGGTCAACGACCCGGCCTGGGTTCGCAACAGCCCGGAAAAGATCTTCGTCACCGAATTCGCCGACCTGATGCCGGACACGCTGATCACCAAGGATCCGCTGGAGGTCGCCGCTTTCCGCAAGGAGTTCGGCGACATCATCGTCAAGCCGCTCTACGGCAATGGCGGCGCAGGCATTTTCCATCTGCTCGAGGCCGACCGCAACCTGGCCTCGCTGCTTGAAATGTTCGGCCAGCTGTTTCGCGAACCCTATATCGTGCAGCGCTACCTAAAGGACGTGCGCAAGGGCGACAAGCGCATCATCCTGATCGACGGCGAGCCGGTCGGCGCCATCAACCGGGTGCCCGCCGAGCATGATTCCCGCTCCAACATGCATGTCGGCGGCCGCGCCGAGAAAACCGAGCTGACGGCGCGTGAGCGCGAAATCTGCGCCCGTATCGGCCCGTCGCTGAGAGAGCGTGGCTTCGTCCTCGTCGGCATCGATGTGATCGGCGACTACATGACCGAGATCAACGTGACCTCGCCGACCGGCGTGCGCGAAGTCGCCCGCTTCGGCGGCGCCGACATTGCCAGCCTGTTCTGGGATGCGGTGGAAGCCAAGCGGACGTAA